Proteins encoded within one genomic window of Polaribacter sp. NJDZ03:
- a CDS encoding TlpA disulfide reductase family protein, whose protein sequence is MKKLTLALFTLLAIASCTKEHSKEYVSLSGKLENNTDSILTISNRMGILKTITINKDGSFKDSLKVPKVDVYTFQTSTQKRAPLYLKNGFDITVKGNAEEFMKSFKYSGTGSSNSNFIVAQIEQSEHIGNPADLFALDQEAFDAKMISLKKDFNSLLSSYNDLDSSLVDMASKQNAQMFDYFEKTYVSSKSMGKGSVSPKFEDYVDVKGGKKSLDSFKGKYVYIDVWATWCGPCIREIPSLKSLEKEFHNKNIAFLSISTDEARRSGGSWEAAEKKWRDFVKENELKGVQLWAGQDFSFQQAYQISGIPRFILIDPQGNIVDANAPRPSDPRLKTLLESLDI, encoded by the coding sequence ATGAAAAAATTAACACTTGCACTTTTTACATTATTAGCAATTGCTTCTTGTACAAAAGAACATTCTAAAGAATACGTTTCTTTATCAGGTAAATTAGAAAACAATACAGATTCTATTTTAACAATCTCTAATAGAATGGGAATCCTTAAAACAATTACAATTAATAAAGATGGTTCTTTTAAAGATTCTTTAAAAGTACCAAAAGTAGATGTTTATACTTTTCAAACTAGTACTCAAAAAAGAGCTCCATTATATTTAAAAAATGGATTCGACATTACAGTAAAAGGTAATGCAGAAGAATTTATGAAAAGTTTTAAGTATTCAGGAACTGGATCTTCTAACTCTAATTTTATAGTTGCACAAATAGAACAAAGTGAACATATAGGAAACCCTGCAGATCTTTTTGCTTTAGACCAAGAAGCTTTTGATGCTAAAATGATCTCATTAAAAAAAGATTTTAATAGTCTTTTATCTTCTTATAATGATTTAGATAGTTCTCTAGTTGACATGGCTTCTAAACAAAACGCACAAATGTTTGATTACTTTGAAAAAACATATGTATCAAGTAAAAGTATGGGAAAAGGAAGTGTATCTCCTAAATTTGAAGACTATGTAGATGTTAAAGGAGGAAAAAAATCTTTAGATTCTTTTAAAGGAAAATATGTATATATAGATGTTTGGGCAACTTGGTGTGGACCATGTATTAGAGAAATACCTTCTTTAAAAAGTTTAGAAAAAGAATTTCATAATAAAAACATAGCGTTTTTAAGTATCTCTACTGATGAAGCTAGAAGAAGTGGTGGTTCTTGGGAAGCTGCAGAAAAAAAATGGAGAGATTTTGTAAAAGAAAACGAATTAAAAGGAGTGCAACTTTGGGCTGGACAAGATTTTAGTTTTCAGCAAGCATATCAAATCTCTGGTATTCCAAGATTTATTTTAATTGATCCACAAGGAAACATTGTAGATGCAAATGCACCAAGACCTTCAGATCCTAGACTTAAAACATTATTAGAATCTTTAGATATTTAA
- a CDS encoding acetyl-CoA carboxylase carboxyltransferase subunit alpha, producing MEYLDFEMPIKELLDQLDKCEIIGKESDVDVSATCKKIEKKLDKAKKDIYKNLTPWQRVQLSRHPNRPYTLDYIKAICGDTFMELHGDRNVKDDKAMIGGLGKIGDQSYMFIGQQKGYNTKTRQYRNFGMANPEGYRKALRLMKMAEKFSIPVVTLLDTPGAYPGLEAEERGQGEAIARNILEMTRLKTPIITVVIGEGASGGAVGIGVGDRVYMMENTWYTVISPESCSSILWRSWEYKEQAAAALKLTGTDMKRLKLIDGIIDEPVGGAHADREGAFKAVQEQIVAAFDELKDLTKVDLVSKRMDKYAAMGVYKE from the coding sequence ATGGAATATTTAGATTTTGAAATGCCTATTAAAGAGCTTTTAGATCAACTAGATAAGTGTGAAATTATCGGTAAAGAAAGTGATGTAGATGTAAGTGCTACTTGTAAGAAAATCGAAAAAAAATTAGATAAAGCGAAGAAAGATATTTATAAGAACTTAACGCCTTGGCAAAGAGTTCAATTATCTAGGCATCCTAATAGACCTTATACTTTAGATTATATTAAAGCTATTTGTGGAGACACCTTTATGGAGCTTCATGGAGATAGAAATGTAAAGGATGACAAAGCCATGATTGGTGGGCTAGGTAAAATTGGCGATCAATCTTATATGTTTATTGGTCAACAAAAAGGATACAATACAAAAACACGTCAATACAGAAACTTTGGGATGGCAAATCCTGAAGGTTACAGAAAAGCATTGCGTTTAATGAAAATGGCAGAGAAATTTAGCATTCCTGTAGTTACTTTATTAGACACGCCTGGTGCATACCCTGGTTTAGAAGCAGAAGAACGTGGGCAAGGAGAAGCAATTGCTAGAAATATTCTTGAAATGACTCGTTTAAAAACACCTATTATTACGGTTGTTATTGGAGAAGGAGCTTCTGGTGGTGCTGTAGGTATTGGAGTTGGAGATAGAGTATACATGATGGAAAATACTTGGTACACTGTTATTTCTCCAGAATCTTGTTCTTCTATTTTATGGAGAAGTTGGGAGTACAAAGAGCAAGCTGCTGCTGCTTTAAAGTTAACAGGTACAGATATGAAGAGGTTAAAATTAATTGACGGAATTATAGATGAGCCAGTAGGTGGTGCACATGCTGATAGAGAAGGAGCTTTTAAAGCGGTACAAGAACAAATTGTTGCTGCTTTTGATGAATTAAAAGATTTAACTAAAGTAGATTTAGTTTCTAAAAGAATGGATAAATATGCAGCAATGGGAGTTTACAAAGAGTAA
- a CDS encoding DMT family transporter has translation MQENKLNNYLQLHLIVFIWGFTAILGALISLDAVPLVWYRMSLAVVFIVLYFIIKKKSFKVDKKGILKFFLTGVIIALHWIFFFKAIKVSNVSVALVTISTGAFFAALIEPVFYKRKINPLEMVLGLIVIFGLYIIFNFESQYKLGIIYALMASFLSALFSVLNGLFIKEYAANTISLYQLVFGVLFITIYLLVTNGFSASFFIIPNSDWVYLLILSSICTAYAFIASVKIMKYISPYTVMLTINLEPIYAIILALLIFGEKEKMNPEFYFGAFIVLFVVLLNGIIKNKTVIRNKLKAKTVRKK, from the coding sequence ATGCAAGAAAATAAGTTAAACAATTATTTACAGTTACACCTTATCGTTTTTATTTGGGGGTTTACTGCAATTTTAGGTGCATTAATTAGTTTAGATGCCGTTCCATTGGTTTGGTATAGAATGTCTTTAGCGGTAGTTTTTATTGTGCTATATTTTATTATTAAAAAGAAATCATTTAAAGTAGATAAAAAAGGAATTTTAAAGTTTTTTCTAACAGGAGTTATTATAGCCCTACATTGGATCTTTTTTTTTAAAGCCATAAAGGTTTCTAATGTTTCTGTTGCGCTAGTAACTATAAGTACAGGTGCATTTTTTGCAGCTTTAATAGAACCTGTTTTCTATAAAAGAAAAATTAATCCATTAGAAATGGTGTTGGGTTTAATTGTTATTTTTGGGCTTTATATCATCTTTAATTTTGAAAGTCAATATAAATTAGGAATCATCTACGCATTAATGGCATCTTTTTTAAGTGCATTATTTTCTGTACTTAATGGTCTTTTTATTAAAGAATATGCTGCGAATACAATATCATTATATCAGTTAGTTTTCGGGGTACTTTTTATAACTATTTATCTTTTAGTTACAAATGGTTTCTCTGCCTCTTTTTTTATAATTCCAAATTCAGACTGGGTATACCTTTTAATTTTAAGTAGTATTTGTACCGCATATGCATTTATAGCTTCTGTTAAAATAATGAAATATATATCGCCTTATACAGTGATGCTAACCATCAATTTAGAACCTATTTATGCAATTATTTTAGCATTACTTATATTTGGTGAAAAAGAAAAAATGAATCCAGAATTTTATTTTGGAGCATTTATAGTACTCTTTGTAGTTTTATTAAACGGAATTATAAAGAATAAAACAGTGATAAGAAATAAACTAAAAGCAAAGACTGTTAGAAAAAAGTAA
- a CDS encoding LptF/LptG family permease: MKIIDWYILKRFLVTFLFTLLILIPIAIAIDISEKIDNFLEHTELGLYQIIDEYYKNFIIYYTNTFMPLALFIAVILFTSKLSNNTEIIAITNARVSFTRFLYPYFLGATLVTIISLGMNHFVVPNSSKERKKFEREYIKNNRQKHELKYVREFSLQLTDSTYIFIRNFDTEVNSGYDFTSEVYDGIEMKSKLVSDRITFSDKDSTFTLSNWKLRKIFKDRDSIFSGTKIDTTFNFTPRDLIYKSALAQEMPSGELLRFIGVSKKRGVKNLNAYLVEFHKRTSLPIASYILTIIAVALAFRKRRGGTGVNLAIGIGLMFMYVFLMKIAEVLGAVAGVNSLLYVWLPNIVFGCVAIYLYYNARK, encoded by the coding sequence ATGAAAATAATAGACTGGTACATATTAAAACGATTTTTGGTAACTTTTTTGTTCACCTTATTAATCTTGATTCCTATTGCTATTGCTATAGATATATCAGAAAAGATTGATAACTTTTTAGAACATACAGAATTAGGATTGTACCAAATTATAGATGAATATTACAAAAATTTTATCATCTATTATACCAATACTTTTATGCCTTTGGCATTATTTATTGCTGTAATTTTATTTACATCTAAACTATCAAATAATACAGAAATTATTGCTATTACAAACGCAAGAGTTTCGTTTACACGCTTTTTATATCCTTATTTTCTTGGAGCTACTTTAGTTACCATTATTTCTTTAGGAATGAATCATTTTGTGGTTCCTAATAGTAGTAAGGAAAGGAAAAAGTTTGAAAGAGAGTATATTAAAAATAATAGGCAAAAGCACGAGTTAAAATATGTTAGAGAATTTAGTTTGCAACTTACAGATAGCACCTACATCTTTATACGTAATTTTGATACAGAAGTAAATTCTGGTTATGATTTTACATCAGAAGTATATGATGGAATAGAAATGAAATCTAAATTAGTTTCTGATAGAATAACGTTTAGTGATAAAGATTCTACTTTTACCTTATCTAATTGGAAATTACGTAAGATTTTTAAGGATAGAGATAGCATTTTTTCTGGGACTAAAATAGATACCACTTTTAACTTTACTCCAAGAGATTTAATTTATAAATCTGCTTTAGCACAAGAAATGCCTTCTGGAGAATTACTACGATTTATTGGAGTTTCTAAAAAGAGAGGTGTTAAAAACTTAAATGCATACTTGGTAGAATTTCATAAAAGAACAAGTTTACCAATAGCTTCATATATTTTAACAATTATTGCCGTTGCTTTAGCTTTTAGAAAAAGAAGAGGTGGTACTGGAGTAAATTTAGCTATAGGTATTGGGCTTATGTTTATGTATGTTTTTCTAATGAAAATAGCGGAGGTTTTAGGTGCTGTTGCAGGAGTTAATTCTCTACTTTATGTTTGGCTGCCTAATATTGTTTTTGGCTGCGTAGCTATTTATCTCTACTATAATGCAAGAAAATAA
- the tgt gene encoding tRNA guanosine(34) transglycosylase Tgt, which yields MKFDLKITDPKSKARAGVITTDHGVIETPIFMPVGTVGTVKGVHQTELKNDIKPDIILGNTYHLYLRPGMDILEKAGGLHKFMNWDSNILTDSGGYQVYSLSGRRKINEEGVKFKSHIDGSMHFFTPENVMETQRTIGADIIMAFDECTPYPCDYNYAKRSMHMTHRWLDRCINHLDKLPYKYGFEQTFMPIVQGSTYKDLRRQSAEYIANSGQQANAIGGLSVGEPAEEMYAMTEVVTEILPEDKPRYLMGVGTPINILENIALGIDMFDCVMPTRNARNGMLFTAHGSINIKNKKWAEDFSPIDDMGITGVDTMYTKAYLRHLFAAKEMLGKQIASIHNLGFYVWLTREARKHILAGDFREWKDMMVKQMDKRL from the coding sequence TTGAAATTCGACTTAAAAATTACCGACCCAAAAAGTAAGGCAAGAGCAGGAGTAATAACAACTGATCACGGAGTAATAGAAACTCCTATTTTTATGCCAGTGGGAACTGTTGGAACCGTAAAAGGAGTACATCAAACAGAATTAAAAAACGACATAAAACCAGATATAATTTTAGGAAACACCTATCACTTATACTTACGTCCAGGAATGGATATTTTAGAAAAAGCAGGTGGTTTACATAAGTTTATGAATTGGGATAGTAATATCTTAACAGATTCTGGGGGTTACCAAGTATATTCTCTTTCTGGAAGAAGAAAAATTAATGAAGAAGGCGTAAAGTTTAAGAGTCATATAGATGGTTCTATGCATTTCTTTACTCCAGAAAACGTAATGGAAACGCAACGTACAATTGGTGCAGATATTATTATGGCGTTTGATGAATGTACACCATATCCTTGCGATTATAATTACGCAAAACGTTCTATGCATATGACGCATAGATGGTTAGATAGATGTATTAACCATTTAGATAAATTGCCTTATAAATACGGTTTCGAGCAAACTTTTATGCCAATTGTACAAGGTAGTACTTATAAAGATTTACGTAGACAATCTGCAGAATATATTGCAAATTCAGGACAGCAAGCAAATGCAATTGGAGGTCTTTCAGTTGGGGAGCCAGCGGAAGAAATGTATGCAATGACAGAGGTTGTTACAGAAATTTTACCAGAAGACAAACCAAGATATTTAATGGGAGTTGGTACGCCAATTAACATTTTAGAAAACATTGCGTTGGGTATAGATATGTTCGATTGTGTAATGCCAACTAGAAATGCTAGAAATGGTATGTTGTTTACAGCACACGGTTCTATCAATATAAAAAATAAAAAGTGGGCAGAAGATTTTAGTCCAATAGATGATATGGGAATTACTGGAGTAGATACCATGTATACTAAAGCCTATTTACGTCATTTATTTGCAGCAAAAGAAATGTTAGGAAAGCAGATTGCCTCAATTCATAATTTAGGTTTTTATGTTTGGTTAACACGTGAAGCAAGAAAACATATCTTAGCAGGAGACTTTAGAGAGTGGAAAGATATGATGGTAAAACAAATGGATAAACGTCTTTAA
- the rluF gene encoding 23S rRNA pseudouridine(2604) synthase RluF, whose product MDTTNHKSTNLNKYISSSGMCSRREAEKFINEGRVTINGKPTQLGNRVAKKDVVKLDGRLVEPKNVTLYIALNKPVGIVSTTDDREPNNIVKHVNYPERLFPIGRLDKPSEGLIFLTNDGDIVNKILRAGNNHEKEYFVSVDKSITDDFIDKMGSGIPILGTMTKKCLVEKVSDKIFKIILTQGLNRQIRRMCEYLDYEVTKLKRTRIMNVELGYLQSGDWRELTDEEMKEINKMISSSSKTQEASAVKEKPKKQVSKKKAAPTKNDFNKKSASFRKSSPKSKRNNAGASSKKKRW is encoded by the coding sequence TCGTAGAGAAGCAGAAAAATTTATAAATGAAGGTAGAGTTACCATCAACGGTAAACCAACTCAATTAGGTAATCGAGTTGCTAAAAAAGATGTTGTAAAGTTAGACGGACGATTAGTAGAACCTAAAAATGTTACGTTATATATTGCTCTAAATAAGCCGGTAGGTATTGTTTCTACCACCGATGATAGAGAACCAAATAACATTGTAAAACACGTAAATTATCCAGAAAGATTATTTCCAATTGGACGTTTAGATAAACCGTCTGAAGGATTAATTTTTTTAACCAATGATGGAGACATCGTTAACAAGATTCTACGTGCAGGTAACAACCACGAGAAAGAATATTTTGTTTCTGTAGACAAATCTATCACCGATGATTTTATTGATAAAATGGGGAGCGGAATTCCTATTTTAGGTACTATGACCAAAAAATGTTTGGTAGAAAAAGTAAGTGATAAAATTTTTAAAATTATTTTAACGCAAGGATTAAACCGCCAAATTCGTAGAATGTGCGAATACTTAGATTACGAAGTAACTAAGTTAAAACGTACTAGAATAATGAATGTTGAGCTTGGTTATCTACAATCTGGAGATTGGCGAGAATTAACAGATGAAGAGATGAAAGAAATTAATAAAATGATTTCTAGTTCATCAAAAACTCAAGAAGCATCTGCAGTTAAAGAGAAGCCTAAAAAGCAAGTCTCTAAGAAAAAAGCAGCGCCAACTAAAAACGATTTCAATAAAAAAAGTGCCTCTTTTAGAAAATCATCTCCAAAAAGTAAAAGAAATAACGCTGGTGCTTCCTCTAAAAAGAAACGCTGGTAA